In Bactrocera oleae isolate idBacOlea1 chromosome 3, idBacOlea1, whole genome shotgun sequence, a genomic segment contains:
- the LOC106620638 gene encoding WW domain-binding protein 4 has translation MADYWKSNERKYCDFCKCWISDNKASIAFHESGKRHKMNVAKRITDISRNSEKAEREKQKMDAEIRKMEEAAMRSYAQDIHASGDFTARNINAVLDATVGTVAASTSTSAKVRAKQVDPVRLPGNSDDEDDEGRCVRVQKVMPESVPNASLWVEGVSDEGYTYYWNVKTNESVWEPPKEGYLSYAEYQRINELAVKKQELEDASEAKKFRENVNEEVARYNRERLKMFRKPETPQEVQKRREEKEAYKTEEEASAQTIGEWQVVEQKPPPVPIDLELPKVDNVYIPPVVSNVSSEPPVKRFKEKVIETLDPTTVNDVPTSFKKRKFASKANQRQRLDVD, from the exons at GGCGGACTATTGGAAGTCAAATGAGCGTAAATACTGCGACTTTTGCAAATGTTGGATAAGCGACAATAAAGCG AGCATTGCTTTCCACGAAAGTGGGAAGCGACACAAAATGAACGTCGCCAAGCGTATTACGGACATTAGCCGGAATAGCGAGAAGGCAGAAAGGGAGAAGCAGAAGATGGATGCCGAGATCCGTAAAATGGAGGAAGCGGCAATGCGTTCATATGCGCAGGATATACATGCAAGCGGAGATTTTACAGCGCGAAACATAAACGCCGTACTGGATGCAACCGTAGGCACTGTGGCCGCTTCTACATCAACATCAGCTAAAGTACGAGCAAAGCAAGTGGATCCCGTAAGACTTCCCGGCAATTCTGATGACGAAGACGATGAGGGCAGATGTGTTAGGGTGCAAAAAGTTATGCCGGAGAGTGTACCGAATGCGTCGCTTTGGGTTGAGGGTGTTTCTGATGAAGGCTACACATATTATTGGAATGTGAAAACAAACGAATCCGTATGGGAACCACCTAAAGAAGGCTATCTCTCCTATGCTGAATATCAACGTATTAATGAATTGGCTGTGAAAAAGCAAGAATTGGAAGATGCAAGTGAGGCGAAAAAGTTTCGCGAGAACGTTAATGAGGAAGTTGCGCGTTATAATCGAGAACGTTTGAAAATGTTCAGAAAACCAGAAACACCACAAGAAGTTCAAAAGCGACGTGAAGAGAAAGAAGCTTACAAAACAGAGGAAGAGGCCAGCGCTCAAACGATTGGTGAATGGCAAGTGGTGGAACAAAA ACCACCTCCGGTACCTATAGATTTGGAGCTACCCAAAGTTGATAACGTTTATATACCACCGGTGGTGTCCAATGTATCATCGGAGCCCCCAGTAAAGCGCTTCAAAGAGAAGGTCATTGAAACCTTGGATCCAACAACTGTAAATGACGTGCCAACTTCCTTCAAGAAACGAAAATTCGCCTCAAAGGCCAATCAACGTCAACGACTCGACGTCGACTAA